A stretch of Spirosoma oryzicola DNA encodes these proteins:
- a CDS encoding metallophosphoesterase family protein, with protein MRIAFITDLHIDTPDQNPMGVDVRQNFLKALAFLPTINPNCLVIGGDLANAVGDHAIYAWIKQELDKLPYPYYLIAGNHDDPAILADVFGRKQHLQDNEFYYALPLEGRPTLFLDTAKGELSPKQWTWLKDYVAALRHNNLLVFMHHPPLPADAIYMDSHYPFRQSDDFLQLMKSSPCHITVVCGHYHAEKVVQRGNLIALLTPSTFVQLKQDTPDMVVDNYCIGIREINLTTHGTNSTVHYL; from the coding sequence ATGCGAATCGCCTTCATCACGGATTTACACATCGATACGCCAGACCAGAACCCGATGGGCGTCGATGTGCGGCAAAACTTTTTGAAGGCGCTCGCTTTTCTCCCTACCATAAATCCAAATTGCCTGGTCATCGGTGGTGACCTCGCCAATGCGGTTGGCGACCATGCCATTTACGCATGGATCAAGCAGGAACTGGACAAACTTCCTTATCCTTACTACCTCATTGCCGGTAACCACGACGACCCGGCAATATTGGCTGATGTGTTCGGGCGAAAGCAGCATTTGCAAGACAACGAGTTTTACTACGCTTTACCCCTCGAAGGTCGGCCCACCCTATTTCTGGATACGGCCAAAGGGGAATTATCACCCAAGCAGTGGACGTGGCTAAAGGACTACGTGGCCGCTTTGCGCCACAACAACCTGCTTGTTTTCATGCATCACCCGCCCCTACCAGCTGATGCGATCTACATGGACAGCCATTACCCGTTTCGGCAAAGCGACGATTTTCTGCAACTGATGAAGAGTTCGCCCTGCCATATCACGGTGGTTTGCGGTCATTATCACGCCGAAAAAGTGGTTCAGCGAGGAAACCTGATAGCGTTACTAACTCCTTCGACATTCGTCCAACTGAAGCAGGATACCCCTGACATGGTTGTCGACAATTATTGCATTGGTATCCGGGAAATCAATCTCACAACGCACGGCACCAACAGCACGGTGCATTACCTTTGA
- a CDS encoding aldo/keto reductase: MEKRKIGHSELSVAPLSFGGNVFGWTADESTSFQLLDAFVAAGFNLIDTADVYSRWVPGNNGGESETIIGKWLKQSGKRDQVVIATKLGAEMAPDKKGLSKEYVKQAVEDSLRRLQTDYIDLYQTHYDDLNTPVQETLEALDKLINEGKVRVIGASNFTPERLTESLEVSEKLGYAAYQSLQPEYNLYDRQNYETQYEPIVQQYGLSVISYYSLASGFLTGKYRSEADLSKSPRGQGVKKYLDDRGQSILKALDEVAEQYNATPAQVSLAWLMARPGIAAPIASATSVDQLHEIAKAAELKLDEAAIDKLTTASAW; the protein is encoded by the coding sequence ATGGAAAAACGCAAAATTGGTCACTCAGAACTGTCGGTAGCCCCGCTATCGTTCGGCGGCAACGTGTTTGGGTGGACGGCTGATGAGTCTACCTCTTTTCAATTGCTGGATGCCTTTGTGGCCGCTGGCTTCAACCTAATCGATACCGCTGATGTGTACTCGCGCTGGGTGCCGGGCAACAATGGTGGTGAATCAGAAACGATCATTGGTAAATGGCTAAAACAGAGCGGCAAACGCGATCAGGTCGTTATTGCTACTAAACTCGGTGCCGAGATGGCTCCCGACAAAAAAGGATTGTCGAAGGAGTATGTCAAACAGGCGGTGGAAGACTCACTACGACGGCTGCAAACCGACTACATTGACCTGTACCAGACGCACTACGACGACCTGAACACGCCGGTTCAGGAAACGCTGGAAGCACTCGACAAACTGATCAACGAAGGTAAAGTGCGGGTGATCGGCGCGTCGAACTTTACACCCGAACGGTTAACGGAATCACTGGAAGTAAGCGAAAAATTGGGGTATGCTGCTTACCAGAGTCTGCAACCCGAATACAATTTGTACGACCGGCAAAATTACGAAACGCAGTACGAGCCTATTGTGCAACAATACGGCCTGAGCGTTATTAGTTATTATTCGCTGGCCAGCGGTTTCCTGACCGGCAAATATCGTTCGGAAGCCGATTTATCGAAAAGTCCGCGCGGGCAGGGCGTTAAAAAATACCTCGACGACCGTGGTCAATCCATCCTGAAAGCACTCGATGAGGTTGCGGAACAGTACAACGCCACGCCCGCCCAGGTGTCACTGGCCTGGCTAATGGCTCGTCCGGGGATCGCGGCTCCCATTGCCAGCGCCACCAGCGTTGATCAGTTGCACGAAATCGCCAAAGCCGCCGAGTTGAAGCTGGACGAAGCCGCAATAGATAAATTGACGACTGCCAGCGCGTGGTAG
- a CDS encoding efflux RND transporter periplasmic adaptor subunit produces MKKKSNRVWWIIAGLLVVLVGGLVAAKQAGLIGKPKSTEVDFATVKRTNITERVSASGRVQPQVEVKISPDVSGEIIGLYVNEGDPVKAGQLLCRIRPDNYESLLARAKATVNQSRAQLEQSKASVAQSSARLIRAKADYDRNKKLFADKVVSSADLETSEANYNVAKQEVEAANATVRASQFNIQSAEASLRDANENLRKTTIYSPVTGTVSKLNIELGERVVGTSQMAGTEIMRIANLQNMEVRINVNENDIVRVNMGDTADIEVDSYTMAGRKFKGIVYEIANTANGLTNSAATAVSADAVTEFEVKVKILNNSYADLLSQKDKKGYPFKPGMTASVEIITDRKNGVLAVPIAAVTTRGADIDATGQTEKPNDEEKDEQRPAAQTEKKDMPKEIVFVNVGGKAVQREVKTGISDFENIEIVSGLKPGEQIVSGPFVAVSKRLKDGELIVKRDPNKNKKKEEKEE; encoded by the coding sequence ATGAAGAAGAAATCGAATCGAGTTTGGTGGATTATAGCTGGACTACTTGTTGTGCTTGTCGGCGGTTTAGTAGCTGCCAAGCAAGCCGGACTAATTGGAAAGCCGAAATCCACCGAAGTAGACTTTGCCACCGTAAAACGAACCAACATTACCGAACGAGTTAGCGCATCAGGACGCGTTCAGCCGCAGGTAGAAGTAAAAATTAGTCCTGACGTTTCGGGCGAAATCATTGGTCTATACGTCAACGAAGGCGATCCGGTGAAGGCCGGTCAGCTTTTATGCCGGATTCGCCCCGACAACTACGAGTCGCTGCTGGCGCGCGCTAAAGCAACGGTCAACCAGAGCCGGGCGCAGCTGGAACAGTCGAAAGCATCCGTCGCGCAGTCGAGTGCTCGCCTGATTCGGGCCAAAGCTGATTACGATCGAAACAAAAAGCTTTTTGCCGATAAAGTCGTTTCGTCGGCTGATCTGGAAACAAGTGAGGCTAACTACAACGTCGCCAAGCAGGAAGTTGAAGCGGCTAATGCCACCGTTCGGGCGTCGCAGTTTAACATCCAGAGCGCTGAAGCCAGCCTTCGTGATGCCAACGAGAACCTGCGCAAAACCACGATTTATTCCCCCGTTACCGGTACGGTTTCTAAGCTTAACATCGAGTTGGGTGAACGCGTCGTCGGTACGTCGCAGATGGCTGGAACCGAAATCATGCGGATTGCCAATCTCCAGAATATGGAAGTGCGCATCAATGTCAACGAAAATGACATTGTTCGGGTAAACATGGGCGATACCGCTGATATCGAAGTCGATTCGTACACGATGGCGGGACGGAAATTTAAAGGAATCGTTTACGAAATTGCCAATACCGCCAACGGGCTAACCAATTCGGCGGCTACTGCGGTTTCGGCAGATGCGGTGACAGAATTTGAGGTGAAAGTGAAAATTCTCAATAACTCGTACGCTGATTTATTGAGTCAGAAAGATAAAAAAGGCTATCCGTTCAAGCCGGGGATGACCGCTTCGGTCGAGATCATTACCGACCGTAAGAATGGCGTACTGGCGGTGCCGATTGCCGCTGTCACTACGCGTGGAGCCGATATAGACGCTACCGGCCAGACAGAAAAGCCGAATGACGAAGAGAAGGACGAGCAACGACCTGCCGCACAGACCGAGAAAAAAGACATGCCCAAAGAGATTGTCTTTGTCAACGTAGGCGGCAAAGCCGTACAGCGCGAGGTAAAAACGGGGATTAGCGACTTCGAAAATATTGAAATTGTGTCGGGGCTCAAACCGGGTGAACAGATCGTATCGGGGCCGTTCGTGGCCGTGTCGAAGCGGCTCAAAGACGGCGAACTGATCGTCAAACGCGACCCGAATAAGAATAAAAAGAAAGAAGAGAAAGAGGAATAA
- a CDS encoding polysaccharide deacetylase family protein encodes MSRFLRVSCLFVLISFTAFGQITKYRVYFGKTRAQPQQLVLRQWQQNRQTRYLLVNPETLKTSVSSLSANDIQTLPWSQLTQTFQKAPYVRALQAEQQRDQHLQDAGLERTDTTERGFSLTIDLCPSTKPLTRSVFEQLIRAFEPEEKPIPITITITGLWMEKHQDDLAYLKDLVSRGELVITWVNHSYHHRFNPRLPLPVNFLLEANTNIDDEVLLNEQAMLQNGLVPSIFFRFPGLVSDKAVFDKILAFGLLPIGSDAWLAKNQQPKQGSLVLIHANGNEPLGITDFINLIRQKSAAIENKTWLLYDLPTSLSKEDR; translated from the coding sequence GTGTCCCGTTTTCTGCGTGTCAGTTGCTTATTCGTGCTCATTAGTTTTACGGCTTTTGGCCAGATTACCAAGTATCGTGTCTATTTCGGGAAAACCCGTGCCCAACCCCAGCAGCTAGTACTGCGCCAATGGCAGCAAAACCGGCAAACGCGCTACCTCCTGGTCAATCCCGAAACGCTCAAAACCAGTGTCTCCAGTTTATCGGCTAATGATATTCAGACGTTGCCCTGGTCGCAACTAACTCAGACATTTCAGAAGGCACCTTACGTCCGGGCTTTGCAGGCTGAGCAACAGCGCGATCAGCATTTGCAGGATGCGGGTCTGGAACGAACCGATACAACCGAGCGCGGTTTCAGCCTGACCATTGATCTTTGCCCATCAACAAAACCCTTAACGCGTTCGGTATTTGAACAGTTGATCCGCGCCTTCGAGCCCGAAGAAAAGCCGATACCGATCACCATAACGATTACCGGACTTTGGATGGAAAAGCATCAGGACGATCTGGCTTATCTGAAAGATCTGGTCAGCCGGGGTGAACTCGTCATAACGTGGGTCAACCATTCGTACCACCATCGCTTCAATCCGCGTCTGCCGCTTCCGGTAAATTTCCTATTGGAAGCCAATACAAACATCGATGATGAAGTGCTGCTCAACGAACAGGCAATGCTTCAAAACGGGCTGGTTCCATCCATTTTTTTCCGATTTCCGGGACTCGTTTCCGATAAAGCCGTATTCGATAAAATTCTGGCTTTTGGTTTGTTACCCATCGGTAGCGATGCCTGGCTGGCTAAAAATCAACAGCCCAAGCAAGGCAGTCTGGTACTTATTCACGCCAACGGAAATGAGCCGTTGGGTATCACTGATTTTATTAATCTAATCCGGCAGAAGTCAGCGGCTATTGAAAACAAGACGTGGCTACTGTACGATCTGCCCACTAGTCTGTCGAAAGAAGATCGATAG
- a CDS encoding TolC family protein, whose protein sequence is MAWKQVGALAALLLTANLSATYAQNATTNAAVASATPARLNLQQCIDIAQQNNITVRQGKLTVANSDLQLRQSRLNLLPTTSFQTNQSINGGRSINPQNNQFVQQTIQSSNYQLNASYTLYNGLVLRNTIKQNDLALQASQQELTATQNNVSLTVAQNYLNVLTGAEQLAVAQRQADVTRAQLERTERLVNAGSAPEANLFELRATLAGNEVDIITAQNTLDLAKVALLQAMNVPINQSFEVEAVNVPDPGLDPYTATVQQLFDIAATNLPEVKGADLRVKSAELGVQVAKGGLYPILSLNGNLSTLYSSAASSRIANGQFSQQTIGFYTDPNGNQLPVYSNIEGTDARGITYGSQLENNFNQSASLFLRVPIFQGNLSRNRVTTAKIQQQNAELTAQNTRLVLRQQIETAYTSMRAGANKYRATQVQVASLEKAFQVAESRLNAGAINATDYSIAKTNLDRARASLIQAKYDYVFRTKILDYYQNKPLAFN, encoded by the coding sequence ATGGCGTGGAAACAAGTCGGGGCCCTGGCTGCTCTGCTATTAACAGCAAATTTATCAGCAACCTATGCACAAAATGCTACTACGAACGCGGCTGTTGCTTCGGCTACACCGGCACGACTGAATTTACAGCAGTGCATTGACATCGCGCAGCAAAACAACATTACTGTTCGGCAGGGGAAATTGACCGTGGCCAACAGCGATTTGCAACTGCGCCAGTCGCGGCTTAATCTACTACCGACAACCAGTTTCCAGACCAACCAGTCTATCAACGGGGGACGTAGTATCAACCCGCAAAACAACCAGTTCGTCCAGCAAACGATCCAGTCCAGCAACTATCAACTGAACGCGTCATATACCCTGTACAACGGTCTGGTACTGCGCAATACGATCAAACAAAATGACCTGGCTCTGCAAGCCAGTCAGCAGGAGCTGACCGCGACGCAAAATAACGTGTCGTTAACGGTAGCGCAAAATTACCTGAACGTGCTGACCGGTGCTGAACAACTGGCAGTAGCCCAGCGTCAGGCCGACGTTACCCGCGCCCAGCTCGAACGGACCGAGCGGCTGGTCAATGCTGGATCGGCTCCAGAAGCGAACCTGTTTGAACTTCGGGCGACGCTAGCAGGTAACGAAGTCGATATTATTACTGCTCAAAATACGCTCGATCTGGCCAAAGTGGCGTTGCTTCAAGCAATGAATGTGCCCATTAATCAGTCGTTTGAGGTAGAAGCGGTGAACGTACCCGATCCGGGTCTGGACCCGTACACGGCAACGGTTCAACAGCTTTTCGACATCGCTGCGACAAACCTACCCGAAGTAAAAGGCGCTGATCTGCGGGTTAAAAGTGCAGAATTGGGCGTTCAGGTGGCAAAAGGAGGTCTGTACCCCATCTTATCATTGAACGGAAACCTAAGTACGCTGTATTCCAGTGCTGCTAGTTCCCGTATCGCAAATGGTCAGTTTTCTCAGCAAACCATTGGGTTCTACACCGATCCAAACGGTAATCAGCTACCCGTATACTCAAACATCGAGGGGACCGACGCAAGAGGAATTACGTACGGCAGTCAGCTGGAAAACAACTTCAACCAGTCGGCTTCGTTGTTCCTGCGGGTACCCATTTTTCAGGGTAACTTATCGCGAAATCGGGTAACGACGGCAAAAATTCAACAGCAAAACGCGGAACTTACGGCTCAAAATACACGCCTTGTGCTGCGGCAGCAGATTGAAACGGCTTACACAAGCATGCGGGCAGGAGCCAATAAGTACCGGGCAACGCAGGTACAGGTAGCATCACTTGAGAAAGCGTTTCAAGTTGCTGAAAGCCGACTGAATGCCGGGGCAATCAACGCGACGGATTACAGCATCGCCAAAACAAACCTTGATCGGGCACGGGCCAGTTTGATTCAGGCCAAGTACGATTACGTCTTCCGAACCAAAATCTTAGATTATTACCAAAATAAACCACTTGCTTTCAATTAG
- a CDS encoding NAD(P)H-dependent glycerol-3-phosphate dehydrogenase, whose protein sequence is MKVVQPVRLTMIGGGSWATALVKILSENNVNIKWWLRKTADAEYIKKFGHNPSYLSDVQINTRKVKVCTKIRDAIRDSQYIVLAVPAAFVGDALRGIKPEHFAGKCVISAIKGMVPDANQLVTDWVSNQYNVPQERISVIAGPCHAEEVALEKQSYLTIASADPVCAENVSNLLRCRFVQTTPVDDIYGIEYSAVMKNIIALACGITHGLGYGDNFQAVLVSNAMQEIRRFVDAIHAKHRDLSGSAYLGDLLVTAYSPFSRNRTFGNLIGRGYTIQSAQAEMNMIAEGYYAVKSIHEVNQRFNVQMPIVEAVYNILYEKAAPTTEMNSLKELLK, encoded by the coding sequence ATGAAAGTAGTACAACCCGTTCGGCTAACGATGATAGGGGGGGGCAGTTGGGCGACTGCGCTCGTCAAAATTCTTTCCGAGAATAACGTCAACATCAAGTGGTGGCTTCGCAAAACAGCGGATGCGGAATACATTAAAAAGTTTGGTCATAACCCAAGCTACCTGAGCGATGTCCAGATCAATACCCGGAAGGTAAAAGTCTGTACAAAAATTCGGGATGCCATACGCGATAGCCAATACATTGTACTAGCGGTTCCGGCGGCTTTCGTTGGGGATGCCCTGCGAGGAATAAAGCCCGAACATTTTGCTGGCAAATGCGTGATTTCGGCCATCAAAGGCATGGTTCCCGATGCCAATCAACTGGTTACCGATTGGGTGAGCAACCAGTATAACGTTCCTCAGGAACGGATTTCGGTGATTGCGGGACCCTGCCATGCCGAAGAAGTGGCCCTCGAAAAACAGTCGTACCTGACGATTGCGTCGGCTGATCCGGTTTGTGCAGAAAACGTATCAAACCTGCTTCGTTGCCGGTTTGTGCAAACAACGCCCGTCGATGACATTTACGGCATTGAATACAGCGCCGTGATGAAAAACATCATCGCGCTGGCTTGTGGCATTACCCACGGCTTGGGGTATGGCGATAACTTTCAGGCGGTACTGGTTTCTAACGCCATGCAGGAAATCCGGCGCTTTGTGGATGCGATTCACGCCAAACACCGGGACCTGAGCGGGTCGGCTTACCTGGGCGACTTACTCGTCACGGCTTATTCACCGTTCAGTCGTAACCGAACGTTTGGCAACCTGATTGGTCGCGGGTATACGATACAATCAGCGCAGGCCGAGATGAACATGATCGCCGAAGGGTATTACGCCGTAAAAAGTATTCACGAAGTCAACCAGCGCTTCAACGTTCAAATGCCCATTGTCGAAGCGGTTTATAACATTCTCTACGAAAAAGCGGCTCCGACCACGGAAATGAATTCGCTCAAAGAATTGTTGAAATAA
- a CDS encoding potassium channel family protein, which translates to MNPPTSSKLMLHQVVTLVMSVYVVLTLLVRELVPMHKETRQLLDQIDTGVCIYFLFDFFVRLYQAPDKRKFLRWGWIDLLASIPTLDWLRLGQLVRVIRILRMVRAFRSLREFLTYLFRNRANGTLSVVLLSSVLLMIFGAISILYAERVPEANIKTPSDALWWAFVTITTVGYGDRFPVTTLGRFIAAVLMIAGVGLFGTFTGYVANFFVEEEQDKDKDDLHALVDEIRQLRQKIEALEKRLDS; encoded by the coding sequence ATGAACCCACCAACATCATCCAAACTGATGTTGCATCAGGTGGTTACGCTGGTCATGTCGGTGTATGTCGTCCTGACATTACTCGTCAGGGAACTTGTGCCCATGCACAAAGAAACCCGGCAACTGCTCGATCAGATCGATACGGGCGTCTGCATTTATTTTTTGTTTGACTTCTTTGTCCGACTGTACCAGGCTCCCGACAAGCGAAAATTTCTGCGTTGGGGTTGGATCGATCTGCTGGCGAGTATTCCGACGCTTGACTGGCTGCGGTTAGGTCAGCTCGTGCGCGTTATCCGCATTTTACGCATGGTTCGTGCGTTTCGTTCCCTGCGCGAATTTCTGACCTACCTTTTCCGCAACCGTGCCAACGGTACCCTGTCGGTAGTCCTGCTCAGTTCCGTACTACTGATGATCTTTGGGGCTATATCCATTTTGTACGCCGAGCGGGTGCCGGAAGCTAACATAAAAACTCCGTCCGACGCCTTGTGGTGGGCTTTTGTTACCATCACGACCGTTGGCTACGGCGACCGCTTTCCAGTGACGACCTTAGGCCGATTCATTGCCGCCGTGCTCATGATTGCGGGGGTAGGCTTGTTTGGTACGTTCACCGGTTACGTAGCCAATTTCTTCGTTGAAGAGGAACAGGATAAAGACAAGGACGATCTACACGCACTTGTTGACGAAATTCGCCAGCTCCGCCAGAAAATAGAAGCATTGGAAAAACGCCTGGATTCGTAA
- a CDS encoding alpha-L-fucosidase — protein MKRHVILLALSLSVFFSANAQYKPTWESIDSRPVPAWFEDAKFGIFIHWGLFSVPAFAPTARDGVGVYDRYAEWYWQKVTDPKQKTHPLFTKFQDRVYGKDFKYQDFAEDFKCELFNPDEWADIMKQSGAKYVVLTSKHHEGFTLWPSAQSWNWNAVDVGPHRDLAGDLTKAVKDKGMRMGFYYSLYEWFNPLYKSDVNAYVDNHMIPQMKDLVTRYKPDVVWTDGEWDYPSETWKSTEFLAWLYNESPVKKDVVVNDRWGKETRSKHGGIYTTEYDLVHNDNSLDTKFTHPWEECRGIGSSFGYNRVENLEDYSSSKQLIDILVDKVARGGNLLLNIGPTADGLIPVIMQQRLHDIGDWLTVNGEAIYNTRAWDKAPKVSKDTRVFYTKKGNDLYAICTEWPSQPVTVTGAKKLTRVSLLGFKGTVTTKGNAIVPPTVTPATMPCQHAWVFRLEGAL, from the coding sequence ATGAAACGCCACGTTATCCTTCTTGCTCTATCGCTATCCGTGTTTTTTTCCGCCAACGCCCAATACAAACCCACCTGGGAGTCGATCGACAGCCGACCCGTACCGGCCTGGTTTGAAGACGCTAAATTCGGAATCTTTATCCACTGGGGCCTTTTTTCGGTGCCTGCTTTCGCGCCGACCGCCCGCGATGGTGTGGGTGTCTACGACCGATACGCCGAATGGTACTGGCAGAAGGTCACAGACCCCAAGCAAAAAACGCATCCTCTCTTTACCAAATTTCAGGATCGGGTGTACGGTAAGGATTTCAAGTACCAGGACTTTGCCGAAGACTTCAAATGCGAGCTGTTCAATCCTGATGAGTGGGCTGATATTATGAAGCAGTCCGGAGCGAAATACGTCGTGTTGACCAGCAAGCACCACGAAGGATTTACGCTCTGGCCAAGCGCGCAGTCGTGGAACTGGAATGCCGTTGACGTTGGCCCACACCGCGATCTGGCGGGCGATCTGACCAAAGCCGTGAAGGACAAAGGCATGCGAATGGGTTTTTACTACTCGCTATACGAATGGTTCAACCCGTTGTATAAAAGTGATGTGAACGCGTATGTGGATAACCACATGATTCCGCAGATGAAGGATCTGGTAACGCGCTATAAACCTGACGTTGTCTGGACCGATGGTGAGTGGGACTATCCAAGCGAAACCTGGAAAAGCACTGAGTTTCTGGCCTGGCTCTATAACGAGTCGCCCGTAAAGAAGGATGTTGTCGTTAATGATCGTTGGGGCAAAGAAACCCGCTCCAAGCACGGTGGTATCTACACAACGGAATATGATCTGGTGCATAACGACAATTCGCTGGATACCAAATTCACGCATCCTTGGGAAGAGTGCCGGGGTATTGGTTCGTCGTTTGGCTACAACCGGGTCGAAAATCTGGAAGATTATTCGTCGTCGAAGCAACTGATTGACATTCTGGTCGATAAAGTGGCGCGGGGTGGCAACTTGCTTCTCAACATTGGGCCTACCGCCGATGGGCTGATTCCGGTCATTATGCAACAGCGTCTGCACGACATTGGTGACTGGTTAACGGTCAACGGCGAAGCGATTTATAACACCCGCGCCTGGGATAAAGCGCCGAAAGTATCGAAAGACACCAGGGTCTTCTACACGAAAAAAGGCAATGACCTTTACGCTATCTGCACCGAATGGCCTTCGCAGCCGGTTACTGTTACGGGCGCTAAGAAACTAACGCGCGTGTCGTTGTTAGGATTTAAAGGAACGGTGACAACGAAGGGAAATGCTATTGTGCCGCCGACCGTTACGCCCGCAACGATGCCCTGCCAACACGCTTGGGTGTTTAGGCTGGAAGGCGCGCTGTAA
- the mazG gene encoding nucleoside triphosphate pyrophosphohydrolase, translated as MSQIKQFHDLPARRQEQLMAFDRLLTIMDELRDQCPWDRKQTMDTLRHLTIEETYELSDAILEKDKTEIRKELGDIQLHLVFYAKIASETGDFDMADVFNSICDKLISRHPHIYGDAVAETEDQVKANWEQLKLKEGNKSVLGGVPGSLPALVKAMRIQEKARGAGFDWEEKQQVWEKVEEEMKEFKDEFNTDTNEAIDSSRAEGEFGDLLFSLVNYARFIDINPETALERTNKKFIKRFTYLEQQARANGKSLQEMTLAEMDVYWNEAKTI; from the coding sequence ATGAGCCAGATAAAGCAATTTCACGATTTACCCGCCCGCCGTCAGGAGCAGCTAATGGCATTTGATCGCTTGTTGACGATCATGGATGAACTACGCGACCAGTGCCCCTGGGATCGTAAACAAACGATGGATACGCTTCGGCACTTGACCATCGAAGAAACCTACGAACTGTCGGATGCCATTCTGGAAAAAGATAAGACCGAAATTCGTAAAGAGCTGGGTGACATTCAATTGCACTTAGTTTTTTACGCTAAAATTGCGTCGGAAACGGGCGATTTCGATATGGCCGATGTATTCAATAGCATCTGCGACAAACTCATTAGCCGACACCCGCACATTTACGGCGACGCGGTTGCCGAAACCGAAGATCAGGTAAAAGCCAACTGGGAACAGTTGAAACTGAAAGAAGGAAATAAGTCGGTGCTGGGTGGCGTACCGGGTTCGCTGCCTGCGCTGGTGAAAGCGATGCGCATTCAGGAAAAAGCACGGGGAGCGGGTTTCGACTGGGAAGAGAAACAACAGGTTTGGGAGAAAGTGGAAGAGGAAATGAAGGAGTTCAAAGACGAGTTCAATACCGATACGAACGAAGCCATTGATTCCAGCCGCGCCGAAGGCGAATTTGGCGATCTGCTGTTTTCACTGGTCAATTATGCCCGCTTTATTGATATTAACCCCGAAACAGCGCTCGAACGCACAAACAAAAAGTTTATCAAACGCTTTACGTATCTAGAACAGCAAGCGCGTGCTAACGGTAAATCTTTGCAGGAGATGACGCTGGCTGAAATGGACGTGTACTGGAACGAAGCCAAAACAATCTGA
- a CDS encoding aminotransferase class IV, with protein sequence MFLIYNSDVITEDEFRLPINDRAFQYGDGIFETIRYENNHLWFWPDHMDRLTAGMAALRLRAPTQLTSSTIQQLVFQLLSANKLLDQPARIKLQIWRKPGGLYTPSSQEINYLISARPGLSFAITQQSKIAVYDLVRLSESPFSACKTLNSLPYVLAGLHKQERELNDVILLSTEGYLAECVASNLFWFKNETLFTPSLKTGCINGIARRQLLRHFTTHQEGFFLPAELDEAKVVFAANVMGIQVFRGEWSAAHADRIRQLFMDISV encoded by the coding sequence ATGTTTCTGATTTATAATTCGGATGTAATTACTGAAGACGAGTTTCGGTTGCCGATCAACGACCGGGCTTTTCAATACGGCGACGGTATTTTTGAAACCATTCGCTACGAAAATAACCACCTTTGGTTCTGGCCTGATCACATGGACCGGCTCACGGCGGGAATGGCGGCTTTGCGTTTACGGGCTCCCACACAGCTTACGTCATCAACGATCCAGCAGCTTGTTTTTCAACTGCTCTCGGCCAACAAACTTCTTGACCAACCCGCACGGATCAAACTTCAAATCTGGCGAAAACCCGGCGGACTCTACACGCCTTCCAGCCAGGAAATCAATTATTTGATTAGTGCCCGTCCCGGCTTGTCCTTCGCTATCACCCAACAGTCAAAAATAGCCGTTTATGACCTGGTTCGGTTGTCGGAATCGCCTTTTTCAGCGTGTAAAACGCTCAATTCGTTACCGTATGTGTTGGCTGGCTTACACAAGCAGGAACGTGAACTAAACGACGTAATCCTCTTGAGTACCGAAGGCTATCTGGCGGAATGCGTCGCTTCGAACCTGTTCTGGTTTAAAAACGAAACGCTGTTTACGCCTTCGCTTAAAACAGGCTGCATCAATGGCATCGCCCGACGGCAGTTACTTCGTCATTTTACCACGCACCAGGAAGGCTTTTTTCTTCCTGCGGAGCTGGATGAGGCCAAGGTCGTTTTTGCCGCTAACGTCATGGGTATTCAGGTATTTCGCGGAGAATGGTCTGCCGCACATGCAGACCGGATCAGGCAACTTTTCATGGATATATCGGTTTAA